The Parambassis ranga chromosome 14, fParRan2.1, whole genome shotgun sequence genome includes a window with the following:
- the LOC114446398 gene encoding protein LIAT1, translating to MPEDKHCKLVLQKKKKKKKKGKKNTALPECSETQLAAALPPETSPISLLPPQNLLLPKLRGTCKKECLTGSGRNSKKPHKESSSLLTTTQKTSGAQAQGCETELCVQAKESLRWEGVLQDPQAEAKRQEEYRSRRRQRYIAHREALLKEAQDALRQTILREQSEKGFV from the exons atgccaGAAGACAAACACTGTAAGCTGgttctgcagaagaagaagaagaaaaagaagaaaggaaagaaaaacactgctcTTCCAGAATGTTCAG AGACACAACTGGCTGCGGCTTTGCCTCCTGAGACCTCACCAATATCCCTGCTGCCCCCTCAGAATCTGCTGCTTCCCAAACTCCGAGGTACATGTAAGAAGGAATGCCTCACTGGCAGTGGCCGGAACAGCAAAAAACCCCACAAGGAATCATCGTCGCTGCTGACGACGACCCAAAAAACCAGTGGTGCTCAAGCTCAGGGGTGTGAGACGGAGCTGTGCGTCCAGGCCAAGGAGAGCCTGAGATGGGAGGGAGTGCTGCAGGACCCCCAGGCCGAGGCTAAGAGGCAGGAGGAATACAGATCCAGGAGGAGGCAGCGTTACATCGCACACAGAGAGGCTCTGTTAAAAGAAGCACAGGACGCCTTGAGACAGACTATTCTTAGAGAGCAAAGTGAAAAAGGCTTTGTCTGA
- the aifm5 gene encoding apoptosis-inducing factor 3 yields MDCLAHQESPDSDEDSSEELTEVVCLESDLQDGQMMEVEVGHHGVLLTRSDGKFSALGNQCTHYGAPLSKGAISGNRVRCPWHGTCFNIHTGDLEEFPGMDCLPCHKVKIQNSKVYVTINKKTLMQEKRLKSMGTAVPGVTHTILLLGGGAASLICAETLRQENFGGRILMVSKDELLPHDKTRLSKVMNVESDSILLRRMEFFHKYDIEVWLRKEALSVDTDKKTVTFDDGSVQCYDQLLISTGCRAKGLDVPGMKLDNIKMLETPEDARQIHASCIGCNIVLVGTSFVGMEIASYMLDKASSITVIGSSEMPYQNTLGPEIGKMTMMMLSERDVKFFMNDSVTEIKGMNGKVKEVVLKSGKVIPADVLIVGVGIIPNSEFLQGSKIQMDSKNFLKVDKYMHTNIPDVFGGGDLATFPLLMANDRHVNIGHWQMAQAHGRIAALNMLGKSTALNTVPFYWTVLAGHTIRYAGYGEGYSEIVMKGKFEDRRFLALYIKNDAVIAAAGLNFDPAVSVVAERFVSGKVITKKEAQSDDLSWLQLS; encoded by the exons ATGGATTGTTTAGCCCATCAGGAGTCGCCAGACTCAGATGAGGACTCCTCAGAAGAGCTGACAGAGGTGGTGTGTCTGGAGTCAGACCTGCAGGATGGACA GATGATGGAGGTTGAAGTGGGACACCATGGCGTGCTGCTGACACGCAGCGATGGCAAATTCAGTGCCCTCGGCAACCAGTGTACACACTATGGTGCTCCCCTCAGCAAAG gagctATTTCAGGGAACCGAGTGCGCTGCCCATGGCACGGCACCTGTTTTAACATCCATACTGGAGATCTGGAGGAGTTTCCCGGCATGGACTGTTTACCTTGTCACAAG GTCAAAATTCAAAACAGTAAAGTGTACGTGaccataaataaaaag ACCCTTATGCAGGAAAAAAGATTAAAGAGTATGGGAACTGCAGTACCAGGAGTTACTCACACTATCCTGCTGCTGGGAGGAG GTGCTGCATCACTGATCTGTGCTGAGACTCTGCGGCAGGAAAACTTTGGCGGTAGAATCCTCATGGTCAGCAAAGATGAGCTGCTACCGCACGACAAAACACGACTAAGCAAG GTAATGAATGTAGAGAGTGACAGCATTCtcctgaggaggatggagtTTTTCCATAAGTACGACATCGAGGTGTGGCTGCGGAAAGAG GCCCTGTCTGTGGATACAGACAAGAAGACGGTCACCTTTGATGATGGTTCAGTCCAGTGCTACGATCAGCTTCTCATCTCCACAGGCTgcag AGCGAAGGGTCTGGATGTGCCTGGCATGAAGCTGGACAACATTAAGATGTTGGAGACACCAGAGGACGCCCGGCAAATCCACGCCTCCTGCATAGGCTGCAACATTGTCCTCGTGGGAACCTCTTTTGTTG GCATGGAGATAGCATCTTACATGCTAGACAAAGCATCCAGTATCACAGTGATTGGCAGCAGTGAGATGCCATACCAGAACACACTTGGTCCTGAAATAGGCAAAATGACTATGATG ATGCTGTCAGAGAGAGACGTGAAATTCTTTATGAATGATAGTGTAACCGAAATCAAAGGCATGAATGGAAAG gTGAAGGAGGTTGTGCTTAAAAGTGGAAAAGTTATACCAGCAGATGTTTTGATTGTTGGTGTTG GCATCATCCCCAACTCAGAATTTCTGCAAGGCAGCAAAATACAGATGGACTCAAAAAACTTTTTGAAAGTAGACAAG TACATGCACACTAACATCCCTGATGTGTTCGGTGGGGGTGACTTGGCCACGTTCCCATTGTTGATGGCCAATGACCGGCATGTCAACATTGGACACTGGCAGATGGCACAAGCACATG GGAGGATAGCAGCTCTGAACATGCTGGGCAAATCCACTGCACTTAATACAGTTCCTTTCTACTGGACCGTCCTAGCGGGTCATACCATTCGATATGCAG GCTATGGGGAGGGATACAGTGAGATTGTAATGAAGGGAAAGTTTGAGGACAGAAGATTTCTGGCGTTATACATCAA GAATGATGCGGTTATTGCAGCAGCTGGCCTGAACTTTGATCCGGCTGTGTCTGTAGTGGCTGAGCGGTTTGTATCTGGAAAAGTCATCACAAAAAAGGAAGCTCA ATCAGATGACCTCAGCTGGCTCCAGCTGTCCTGA
- the LOC114445979 gene encoding F-box only protein 40-like: MSHRSRASKVRQHVHCDSCYSRRCRARVEVSVSCAVIPCRLLCGALFHLCKEEDHLLLCPNVRVPCLNSEFGCPVHLPRSSQAAHLLVCPASVVCCSMEWNRWPADDAHSHLSKELHENLIRGREQGGCLNLDLAMALKDQDRLFHSIKMKGLFPELIQSVEEEEEKKKKRRKEKQKQKILEKKGAEKVAWESFNSFNIHTPVNKEEEEEYDDDDDIEVEQELTQEEREAIASESGVAADLLANYSAWERMFSMEMGGCREAGVTAGAGQGKTKEKREGLGTVMEEGTEDTCVGATAANTCKMANSSCSGSSISSSSSCPSVKIKKKKFVYGHVEPMKIIIVRTFKIPTSYSARHGRIRNPGFYKRESKAVDTSDLGVALEDMPVWDEVQASLLCSLENEQRGHLIAESVCTDGLLQDEGTQTYNFLSTPFHRSTSLADLTARKPLELHLQLQVESVTSRHHKATSAFTFLCGHTFQRREYGKHYKNIHSDIQMCVNGWFEQRCPLAYLGCTYSQKRFQPSTHEATVNYNEDLGCFSLHPAVPVSLDDVSQNSMSTADSSAAPKKRGVRGGGGGGEGKDSLSTLPYEVLCHMASFLDSLSLSQLALVSQLMRQVCWSLLQERGMVTLCWERETDSHGGAKWRVKQRVWQFSTLFSPVDTWCFRDVPPMSEHLKECPYYERESRTEKVQLPRVRAELQTHNTSCKGPTLVTLFQHKRIMM, translated from the exons ATG AGTCACCGCTCCCGAGCCTCCAAGGTGCGGCAGCATGTCCACTGTGATTCCTGCTACAGCCGACGCTGCAGGGCTCGGGTGGAGGTCTCTGTGAGCTGCGCAGTCATTCCCTGCCGTCTGCTCTGTGGAGCTCTCTTCCACCTGTGCAAAGAGGAGgaccacctgctgctctgtcctAATGTGAGGGTGCCCTGTCTCAACTCTGAGTTTGGCTGCCCGGTCCACCTGCCCCGCTCCTCCCAGGCAGCTCACCTCCTGGTTTGTCCAGCCAGTGTGGTGTGTTGCTCCATGGAGTGGAACCGCTGGCCTGCCGATGATGCACATTCTCATCTGAGCAAAGAGCTGCATGAGAACTTGATCAGAGGAAGAGAGCAGGGAGGGTGTCTGAACCTGGACCTGGCCATGGCTCTGAAAGACCAGGACCGCCTGTTTCACTCCATTAAGATGAAGGGACTGTTTCCTGAGTTGATCCAGAGtgtagaggaggaagaggagaaaaagaaaaagaggaggaaggaaaaacaaaagcagaaaatcTTGGAGAAGAAGGGAGCAGAAAAAGTTGCCTGGGAGTCTTTTAATTCGTTTAACATCCATACACCTGTTaataaagaggaggaggaggagtacgatgacgatgatgacaTTGAGGTTGAACAGGAACTAActcaagaggagagagaagcaaTTGCCTCTGAATCAGGAGTGGCTGCTGACCTGTTGGCAAACTACAGTGCATGGGAGCGCATGTTCAGTATGGAGATGGGCGGCTGCAGGGAAGCTGGGGTGACAGCTGGTGCAGGACAAGGCAAGACTAAAGAGAAGAGGGAAGGCCTGGGCACGGTAATGGAAGAAGGCACAGAAGATACCTGTGTGGGTGCAACTGCAGCAAACACCTGCAAAATGGCAAATAGTTCATGCAGTGGTTCCTccatatcctcctcctcctcctgtcccagtgtaaaaataaagaagaagaagtttgtGTATGGACACGTGGAGCCGATGAAGATCATCATTGTACGGACCTTTAAAATCCCAACCAGTTACTCTGCAAGGCATGGCCGCATACGCAACCCTGGCTTCTACAAGAGAGAGAGTAAAGCTGTGGATACCAGTGACCTGGGGGTGGCGCTAGAGGACATGCCAGTGTGGGACGAAGTTCAG GCGTCCCTGCTGTGCTCCCTGGAGAATGAGCAGAGGGGTCACCTGATAGCAGAGAGCGTCTGCACAGACGGCCTGCTGCAAGATGAAGGCACGCAGACCTACAACTTCCTGTCCACTCCTTTCCATAGAAGCACATCGTTGGCCGACTTGACCGCTAGAAAACCGCTGGAGTTGCACCTccagctgcaggtggagagCGTCACCAGCCGACACCACAAGGCCACCTCAGCCTTCACCTTCCTCTGTGGACATACCTTCCAGCGGAGAGAATATGGCAAGCATTATAA GAATATCCACAGTGacatacagatgtgtgtgaatggatgGTTTGAGCAAAGATGCCCCTTGGCGTATCTGGGATGCACCTACAGCCAGAAGAGATTTCAGCCCTCCACGCATGAAGCCACAGTTAACTACAA TGAGGATCTGGGCTGcttcagcctccatcctgccgtccctgtctctctggatgATGTCTCCCAGAATTCCATGAGCACAGCagactcctctgctgctcccaaGAAAAGAGGAGTacgtggtggtggaggaggaggagaaggcaaGGACTCTCTGAGCACGCTGCCTTACGAGGTGCTGTGCCACATGGCCAGTTTCCTGGACAGCCTGTCCCTGTCGCAGCTAGCTCTGGTTTCCCAGCTCATGAGGCAGGTGTGCTGGTCTCTGCTGCAGGAGAGAGGGATGGTCACTCTCTGTTGGGAGAGAGAGACCGACTCACATGGAGGAGCAAAGTGGAGGGTGAAGCAAAGA GTGTGGCAGTTCAGCACTTTGTTCTCTCCTGTTGACACGTGGTGCTTCCGAGATGTGCCGCCCATGTCAGAGCACCTGAAGGAGTGTCCTTACTATGAGAGAGAGTCCAGGACAGAGAAGGTTCAGCTGCCTCGTGTCCGAGCAGAACTCCAAACCCACAATACAAGCTGCAAAGGTCCCACTCTGGTTACCTTGTTCCAGCACAAGAGAATCATGATGTAG